AGCTTCCGAAATCAGAGATGGATGAACAACCTCTTAGAACTCCACACCTAGCGGGCGAGCGCGGCCGCGTTCAGCACGGCGCCCGCGGACGGACTCGAAGCAGGTACAGCCCGCAGCCCAAGGCCGGCAGCGCCATCGCCGCGAGCGCCGTGCCGTAGGACAGGCCGACGCCGATCATGAGCGCGAAGGCCGGCGGGCCGGTGAGCACGCCGAAGTAGGTGACGAACAGCGCGCTGCCGGTGGCGGCGCTCACGGCGCCGGGGAGTGCCTGCCGCGCGACTTCGGCCAGGTACACGCCGTTCCAGCCGATGGCGCTGGCGCCGAAGGCGGCGCACACGGCCAGCATCGCCGCCTGCGGCCATGCGCCGGTGAAGGAAGCGGCGGCCACGCCCAGCAAGCCCATCAGGCAGCCCATCACGCCCAGCACCAGCCGGGGCCGGCCGATCCGGTCGGCCAGCGCGCCGGCGGCCAGGCGCCCGAGCACGCCCGCGCCCTGTGCGACGGCCAGCATCAGGCCGGCCTGCAGCAGGTCGAAGCCGAGGTCGTGGGTGAAATAGGCGACGAGGTAGGTGACCAGGCACAGCTGGAGCGAGGCGAAGACGAAGGAGCTCAGCGCCAGCGCCCGCCCGGCACGGTTGGCGACGATCATGCGCAGCGGCTCGCGCACGTCGCCGAAGCCGATGGGCGCGCCGGCGCTGCGATCGGCGTCCAGCGGCGCGCGCAGCGGCTGCACCACCAGCGCGAGCACGGTGCAGGCCAGGGCCACCAGCAGGGCCGCCGGCCGCCACCCGGCCCACAGCACGACCGAGGGCAGCAGCGCGCCGGCCAGCACGCCGCCCAGGGGCACCCCGGTCTGCTTCAGCGAAAAGATCGCCGACAGGTGGCGCGCCGGCGCGGTGCGGCTCAGGATGTGCGAGCTGGCCGGCGTCACCGGCCCGTAGCCGGCGCCGATCAGCATCGCGCCCAGCACCATCAGCGGCAGCCGGGCGGTGACGCTCAGGCACAGCCCCGCGGCGGCGCTCAGCAGGCACAGCTGGCTGAGCCGCAGCGCGCCCAGCCGGCGCACCACCGCGCCGCTGACCAGCCCGCACACCATGCCGCTGCCGTAGATGAGCGCGACGTAGAGCCCGACGTGGGCCACCGGCACGCCGATCTCGCGCACGGCGGCGGGCGCGAGCACCGGCAGCGTGACGGTGGACATCGACATCAGCGCCTGGATGGCGAGCGTGGCGGCGACGGGGGGCAACCAGGCGTGCATCGCGTCAGCTCACGATGCGCGCAGCAGCGCGTCCAACGTGCGCTCCAGGTGGCGCACCGAGTTGCATTCGCGCGCCACGTGGCAGTAGGGCGCGTAGCGCTTCATCTCCGAATCGCCTGCGCCCCAGAACGAGACCGGCTCCGGGTTGAGCCAGATGACGCGGCGCGCGCGCTGGTACAGCGCCTGCATGACCTCGGCGTGGGCCTCGCCGCGGTTGTTGCGCGCATCGCCCAGGATCATCACGGTGGTCCGGCGGTCGATGTCGTCCATCAACTGCTCGTCGATGTCCTGCAGCACGCGGCCGTAGTCCGTGCCGCTGCCGCCCACCGCGCGCAGCACCTTGTCGACCGCCTGCTCCACCGGCAGCGTCTCGAAGCTGCCGCTGACATCGACCAGCCGGTTGGTGAAGGCGTAGCTGTGCAGCTCGGAGACCGCGTCGCCCAGGCAGTACAGGAACAGCAGCAGGAAGCGCGCGTAGTACCGCACCGAGCCGCTGACGTCGCAGATCGCGACGATGCGCGGCCGCTCGACCACCTTGCTGCGCCAGTGCGTCTCGAACAGCACCCCGTCGTAGGCGGCGTTGGCGCGCAGGGTGCGGCGGAAGTCGAGCTGGCCGCGCAGCTGGCGCCGCTTGCGCCGCGAATGGCGCTCGGCCAGCCGGCGCGCCATCTTGCGCACGATCTCTTGCATGCGGCCGAAGTCGCGCTGCTCGATCGCCGACAGCCTCTGCGTCAGCAGGAAGTCGCCGTGCAGCGCGCGCGTCGGCGCCGTGCCGTACAGGGCGACCTGGCGCTCCACGAAGCCGCGCACCTCGTGCGACAGCCGCTTGCGGGCGCGCTCCAGCTCGGCGAGGCGCGGCGCGGCCGGGGCTTGGCGCCGTAGGGTGGCGAGCTCGTCGTCGAGCGCGTCGGCGCCCATCGCGCGCAGGATCTTCTGAGTGTAGTGGCCCTTCTGCGTGAAGAGCCAGATGTCGGTCAGGCCGGTGTCGCGCGCGGCCTGCCGCATCCGGCGGGTCAGCGCCGCGGCGTCGCCGTCGAGCAGCAGCTCGGACAGCGGCTCGCCACCCAGGCCGAGGCCGCTGCCGGGCCCGCGTCCGCCCGAGCTGCCGCCGCCCTGCCCGCCGACGCCGCGGATCGCCGGCCGCGGCGCGACGGCTGCATCGAGGCTGTCGGCGCCGCTGAAGAATCGCTCGAAGGTCGTGTCGAAGACCGCGCGTTCGCCGATCGTCTTGGCGAGCGTCGCGCCGAGCGCGCTCTTCAGCAGCGCGCGGTCGCGCCAGCCGACCAGCGCGATGGCGCGCGAGGCGTCCATCTGCGCACTGAGGCTGACCTCCAGCTCGCTGCCGCGCAGCGCCTTGAAGAAGTCCTCAATCGTGGACTGCAACCGGCACCTCGGCGTCCTTGCGCGCCTGGGCCAGCAGGGCAGGGAGCTGCTCGTTGGCGACGGCGATGTCCTGCTCGAACTTGAGGAACACGTTCAGCGTGTCGCGGACCATGTCGAGGCTGAGGTGCTCGGCGTGCAGCAGCAGAAGCGTCTTCGCCCAGTCGATCGTCTCGCTGACCGAGGTCTGCTTCTTCAGGTCCATGCGGCGCACGGCCTGAACGAAAGCGACCAGCTCCCGGTTCAGCGCCGCCGACAGCCCCGGCACCCGGCGCTCGAGAATGCGCCGCTCGGTGGCCGGGTCGGGGAAGGGGATGTGCAGGTGCAGGCAGCGACGCTTGAGCGCGTCGCTCATCTCGCGGGTGTTGTTGCTGGTGAGAAAGACCAGCGGCTTGACCCGCGCCTGCACGGTGCCGAGCTCGGGCACCGAGATCTGGAAGTCCGACAGCACCTCGAGCAGGAAGGCCTCGAACTCGGGGTCGGCCTTGTCGATCTCGTCAATCAGCAGCACGCAGCCACGCTCTTGGTGCAGGGCCTGGTAAAGCGGGCGCGGCTCCAGGAAGTGCTCGGAGAAGAAAAGATCGTCGTGCGCATGCAGGCGTTCGATCGAAGCGGCGAGGCCCACCGCGCCCTGCATCATCTCGGCGAGCTTTTCTTTGAGTAGCTGCGTGTACAGCAGCTGCTTGCCGTACTTCCATTCGTACAGCGCCTTCGACTCGTCCAGGCCTTCGTAGCACTGCAGGCGGATCAGCGGCACGTCGAGGATGCGCGCCATGGACTTCGCCAGCTCCGTCTTGCCGACCCCGGCGGGCCCTTCGACAAGAACCGGCTTCTCGAGCTGGTAGGCGAGGTAGAGCGCGGTGGCGGTCTGACGGTCGGCGATGTAGTCGACGCCGGCCAAGCGGGCGGCCACGCCGTCGACCGAGTCGAAATGGGCGTCGTGCAGTGATTTCATCGCTTTTGCCGCACGCACTACCTCGAACGAATGATAGGTAGGCCAGTATATCGCCCGCGCGATGCGGAGCGGGCATCGGTGGTTCAGGCTCGTGCTTGTTTCCCGCATGCACTGCGCTGCAGGCCAAGCCACTCAGCGGTCCTTGCTCGTCTACCGGCGGTCGCCGCGCCGTCGCTTCGCTGCCCCCCGACCCCTACCTGAAAATCCCGGCTGCCCGTCGCCAGCCGTCCGAGCAGCACGTCAAATCCTCGAGCCGTCCGGTAATCAGGCTGCGCAGCTCG
The sequence above is a segment of the Aquabacterium sp. J223 genome. Coding sequences within it:
- a CDS encoding AAA family ATPase, translated to MKSLHDAHFDSVDGVAARLAGVDYIADRQTATALYLAYQLEKPVLVEGPAGVGKTELAKSMARILDVPLIRLQCYEGLDESKALYEWKYGKQLLYTQLLKEKLAEMMQGAVGLAASIERLHAHDDLFFSEHFLEPRPLYQALHQERGCVLLIDEIDKADPEFEAFLLEVLSDFQISVPELGTVQARVKPLVFLTSNNTREMSDALKRRCLHLHIPFPDPATERRILERRVPGLSAALNRELVAFVQAVRRMDLKKQTSVSETIDWAKTLLLLHAEHLSLDMVRDTLNVFLKFEQDIAVANEQLPALLAQARKDAEVPVAVHD
- a CDS encoding MFS transporter; this translates as MHAWLPPVAATLAIQALMSMSTVTLPVLAPAAVREIGVPVAHVGLYVALIYGSGMVCGLVSGAVVRRLGALRLSQLCLLSAAAGLCLSVTARLPLMVLGAMLIGAGYGPVTPASSHILSRTAPARHLSAIFSLKQTGVPLGGVLAGALLPSVVLWAGWRPAALLVALACTVLALVVQPLRAPLDADRSAGAPIGFGDVREPLRMIVANRAGRALALSSFVFASLQLCLVTYLVAYFTHDLGFDLLQAGLMLAVAQGAGVLGRLAAGALADRIGRPRLVLGVMGCLMGLLGVAAASFTGAWPQAAMLAVCAAFGASAIGWNGVYLAEVARQALPGAVSAATGSALFVTYFGVLTGPPAFALMIGVGLSYGTALAAMALPALGCGLYLLRVRPRAPC
- a CDS encoding VWA domain-containing protein produces the protein MQSTIEDFFKALRGSELEVSLSAQMDASRAIALVGWRDRALLKSALGATLAKTIGERAVFDTTFERFFSGADSLDAAVAPRPAIRGVGGQGGGSSGGRGPGSGLGLGGEPLSELLLDGDAAALTRRMRQAARDTGLTDIWLFTQKGHYTQKILRAMGADALDDELATLRRQAPAAPRLAELERARKRLSHEVRGFVERQVALYGTAPTRALHGDFLLTQRLSAIEQRDFGRMQEIVRKMARRLAERHSRRKRRQLRGQLDFRRTLRANAAYDGVLFETHWRSKVVERPRIVAICDVSGSVRYYARFLLLFLYCLGDAVSELHSYAFTNRLVDVSGSFETLPVEQAVDKVLRAVGGSGTDYGRVLQDIDEQLMDDIDRRTTVMILGDARNNRGEAHAEVMQALYQRARRVIWLNPEPVSFWGAGDSEMKRYAPYCHVARECNSVRHLERTLDALLRAS